In Plodia interpunctella isolate USDA-ARS_2022_Savannah chromosome 22, ilPloInte3.2, whole genome shotgun sequence, the following proteins share a genomic window:
- the Acsf3 gene encoding malonate--CoA ligase ACSF3, mitochondrial isoform X1 — translation MEVSLRGVRLFNRLLRRPVCIATYKSTNIVAKENVNSELVNKLNQDIKSGGVVPVFRRALLFPTRVALQDEFGIYTYAGLYQAANLLSNEISTLLIGETEKTITYLCSNDASHVIVQWAIWMSGNIAVPLTSIHPAEMLKYFITDSNSVLTICTQDFEKLLRPITTELKCSLMVTGRDKEIPAQLYQPNSSFLKPKPEECLSDVGRSNAWYGDTEALIIYTSGTTSKPKGVVWTHSMLQTQIAALHSAWQYVSSDVVLHALPLHHIHGQLNSMNASLAAGARIRMLPSFVSHKVWSCLLGMGEREDSKVTVFHGVPAMYARLAADHEKMFAAPKQSEYVRTTLSRMRLTCAGSAPLPHSLFNKWEKISGMRLLERYGMSECGMALSNPYQPAGARSVGCVGLPLPGVQARVAARAEGSDELDPVVTVESAQPDTLISLEKLGLVAKELGVEPDAYEWPQPKVTVHKESQDGVYQGELLLKGPNVFTRYLNRPPAQLSAEFTRDGWFRTGDTVSFADNKFRILGRTSVDIIKTGGYKVSALQVESALLEHPNVADVAVLGVEDENYGEIVTAVVALKEKTKLTLKELKEEAGKRLAPYQLPKTMVIVEQMPRNAMGKLDKKEIRKLYGKDLSLKGKK, via the exons ATGGAAGTGTCTTTGCGAGGTGTAAGATTATTCAACCGGCTTCTCAGAAGACCTGTCTGTATTGCTAcatataaaagtacaaatataGTGGCAAAAGAGAATGTCAACAGCGAATTGGTCAACAAACTCAACCAAGATATAAAATCTg GTGGTGTAGTACCAGTGTTCCGGCGAGCCCTATTATTTCCTACACGAGTGGCATTGCAAGATGAGTTTGGTATTTACACTTATGCTGGCCTGTACCAAGCCGCCAACTTGCTTAGCAACGAGATTTCCACTCTACTTA TTGGTGAGACAGAGAAGACCATTACCTACCTGTGCAGTAACGATGCGTCACATGTCATAGTGCAATGGGCTATCTGGATGTCTGGGAATATAG CCGTACCACTCACCTCAATCCACCCGGCAGAAATGCTCAAATACTTCATAACAGACAGCAATTCAGTCCTCACCATATGCACTCAGGACTTTGAGAAACTCCTCCGGCCAATCACAACAGAGCTGAAATGCTCCCTCATGGTAACAGGCAGGGATAAGGAGATCCCAGCTCAGCTGTACCAACCTAACAGTTCGTTTTTGAAGCCTAAACCTGAGGAGTGTTTGAGCGATGTTGGCAGATCGAATGCTTGGTACGGTGACACTGAGGCgcttattatttataccaGTG GCACAACAAGCAAACCGAAGGGGGTAGTGTGGACGCACAGCATGCTGCAAACTCAGATAGCGGCGCTGCACTCCGCGTGGCAGTACGTGAGCAGCGACGTCGTGCTGCACGCGCTGCCGCTGCATCATATTCACGGCCAACTCAACTCTATGAACGCCTCGCTGGCCGCCGGCGCTAG GATTCGTATGCTACCTTCCTTCGTCTCCCACAAAGTATGGTCGTGCCTCCTGGGTATGGGCGAGAGGGAAGACAGTAAAGTGACCGTTTTCCATGGAGTCCCCGCAATGTACGCGCGCCTAGCCGCCGACCACGAGAAGATGTTTGCTGCGCCGAAACAGAGCGAATACGTCAGAACTACACTCAGCAGGATGCGGCTCACGTGTGCTGGCTCCGCTCCGCTGCCTCATTCGCTGTTCAATAAGTGGGAGAAG ATATCAGGCATGCGTCTGTTGGAACGCTATGGGATGTCAGAGTGTGGTATGGCGCTCAGCAACCCCTACCAGCCGGCGGGCGCGCGCAGCGTGGGCTGCGTGGGGCTGCCGCTGCCCGGGGTCCAGGCCCGCGTCGCCGCAAGGGCGGAGGGCAGTGACGAGCTGGACCCTGTCGTCACTGTGGAGAGCGCGCAGCCTGACACCCTg atatCGCTAGAAAAACTTGGTCTGGTAGCCAAGGAGCTGGGCGTGGAGCCGGACGCGTACGAGTGGCCGCAGCCCAAGGTCACAGTACACAAGGAGAGTCAAGATGGCGTCTACCAGGGCGAACTGTTGTTGAAGGGACCCAACGTCTTCACCAG GTATTTGAACCGTCCTCCGGCGCAATTGTCGGCTGAGTTCACCCGGGACGGCTGGTTCCGTACGGGGGACACGGTGTCGTTCGCCGACAACAAGTTCCGGATACTCGGCCGGACCTCCGTGGATATTATCAAGACTGGGGGGTACAAAGTCAGCGCGTTACAG GTTGAATCGGCACTTCTAGAACATCCGAACGTCGCCGACGTGGCCGTACTGGGCGTTGAGGACGAGAACTACGGAGAAATAGTCACAGCAGTCGTAGCCCTCAAAGAAAAGACCAAACTAACCTTAAAGGAATTAAAAGAGGAGGCTGGAAAGAGACTGGCGCCGTACCAACTGCCGAAGACTATGGTCATTGTGGAGCAAATGCCTAGGAATGCTATGGGGAAATTGGACAAGAAGGAGATAAGGAAGCTCTATGGTAAAGATTTGAGCTTGAAGGGGAAAAAGTGA
- the Acsf3 gene encoding malonate--CoA ligase ACSF3, mitochondrial isoform X2 — protein MSGNIAVPLTSIHPAEMLKYFITDSNSVLTICTQDFEKLLRPITTELKCSLMVTGRDKEIPAQLYQPNSSFLKPKPEECLSDVGRSNAWYGDTEALIIYTSGTTSKPKGVVWTHSMLQTQIAALHSAWQYVSSDVVLHALPLHHIHGQLNSMNASLAAGARIRMLPSFVSHKVWSCLLGMGEREDSKVTVFHGVPAMYARLAADHEKMFAAPKQSEYVRTTLSRMRLTCAGSAPLPHSLFNKWEKISGMRLLERYGMSECGMALSNPYQPAGARSVGCVGLPLPGVQARVAARAEGSDELDPVVTVESAQPDTLISLEKLGLVAKELGVEPDAYEWPQPKVTVHKESQDGVYQGELLLKGPNVFTRYLNRPPAQLSAEFTRDGWFRTGDTVSFADNKFRILGRTSVDIIKTGGYKVSALQVESALLEHPNVADVAVLGVEDENYGEIVTAVVALKEKTKLTLKELKEEAGKRLAPYQLPKTMVIVEQMPRNAMGKLDKKEIRKLYGKDLSLKGKK, from the exons ATGTCTGGGAATATAG CCGTACCACTCACCTCAATCCACCCGGCAGAAATGCTCAAATACTTCATAACAGACAGCAATTCAGTCCTCACCATATGCACTCAGGACTTTGAGAAACTCCTCCGGCCAATCACAACAGAGCTGAAATGCTCCCTCATGGTAACAGGCAGGGATAAGGAGATCCCAGCTCAGCTGTACCAACCTAACAGTTCGTTTTTGAAGCCTAAACCTGAGGAGTGTTTGAGCGATGTTGGCAGATCGAATGCTTGGTACGGTGACACTGAGGCgcttattatttataccaGTG GCACAACAAGCAAACCGAAGGGGGTAGTGTGGACGCACAGCATGCTGCAAACTCAGATAGCGGCGCTGCACTCCGCGTGGCAGTACGTGAGCAGCGACGTCGTGCTGCACGCGCTGCCGCTGCATCATATTCACGGCCAACTCAACTCTATGAACGCCTCGCTGGCCGCCGGCGCTAG GATTCGTATGCTACCTTCCTTCGTCTCCCACAAAGTATGGTCGTGCCTCCTGGGTATGGGCGAGAGGGAAGACAGTAAAGTGACCGTTTTCCATGGAGTCCCCGCAATGTACGCGCGCCTAGCCGCCGACCACGAGAAGATGTTTGCTGCGCCGAAACAGAGCGAATACGTCAGAACTACACTCAGCAGGATGCGGCTCACGTGTGCTGGCTCCGCTCCGCTGCCTCATTCGCTGTTCAATAAGTGGGAGAAG ATATCAGGCATGCGTCTGTTGGAACGCTATGGGATGTCAGAGTGTGGTATGGCGCTCAGCAACCCCTACCAGCCGGCGGGCGCGCGCAGCGTGGGCTGCGTGGGGCTGCCGCTGCCCGGGGTCCAGGCCCGCGTCGCCGCAAGGGCGGAGGGCAGTGACGAGCTGGACCCTGTCGTCACTGTGGAGAGCGCGCAGCCTGACACCCTg atatCGCTAGAAAAACTTGGTCTGGTAGCCAAGGAGCTGGGCGTGGAGCCGGACGCGTACGAGTGGCCGCAGCCCAAGGTCACAGTACACAAGGAGAGTCAAGATGGCGTCTACCAGGGCGAACTGTTGTTGAAGGGACCCAACGTCTTCACCAG GTATTTGAACCGTCCTCCGGCGCAATTGTCGGCTGAGTTCACCCGGGACGGCTGGTTCCGTACGGGGGACACGGTGTCGTTCGCCGACAACAAGTTCCGGATACTCGGCCGGACCTCCGTGGATATTATCAAGACTGGGGGGTACAAAGTCAGCGCGTTACAG GTTGAATCGGCACTTCTAGAACATCCGAACGTCGCCGACGTGGCCGTACTGGGCGTTGAGGACGAGAACTACGGAGAAATAGTCACAGCAGTCGTAGCCCTCAAAGAAAAGACCAAACTAACCTTAAAGGAATTAAAAGAGGAGGCTGGAAAGAGACTGGCGCCGTACCAACTGCCGAAGACTATGGTCATTGTGGAGCAAATGCCTAGGAATGCTATGGGGAAATTGGACAAGAAGGAGATAAGGAAGCTCTATGGTAAAGATTTGAGCTTGAAGGGGAAAAAGTGA